A single genomic interval of Xiphophorus couchianus chromosome 2, X_couchianus-1.0, whole genome shotgun sequence harbors:
- the LOC114150135 gene encoding interleukin-17 receptor A — translation MIYIIMISLSFLIFSVMTGLKASSSSSSLSSLRILTKDCNQTGLDNYRVSNCSDMEKIPRMKASTGPEWDSVQIKISKDGSTPVVNVAWKLRGDGSLRAIRGSEINIRDENTNQSVCEQINFSVKNMENSKEERWTFSLDVVVEPTHTYTVTLFHFPEPDIGHYRIVNQTPVPGCKDPRIKNSQLCQENGSLWIPRIAAAFTEKKDSIIVEFDSAEYSESYLVSIQSGSVNCSKLVNKENRTRLNVTLECVSSRLSQYEVTIQPYFIGCKNNCESAKKNITRSQSSRSIKICLGTMLIFVGVLVYLLQKASHKAAPVTPASADKQQPEVFQVQERKRVLVIYSLDHLLYKNIVLKFSAFLAAKCGTDVVVDLLDSTRLGILGSIQWLEWHKEQIERSSDKILILCSRGVQAKWRAMCGGKQVFLREDALSPIGDTLTPSLTLLTPYFIRSASFEKYIVAYFDDVCSEEDIPLPFKITVRYKLMKQFEEVFFRILNTEKHEPGRVKQINGLSEDKYHECPSGGALKDAVEAFRKYQLQHPYWFQEELLERSELEDLEATEECDEQKIRITDHLACVFNSVQLISDMEIQNSVVTINETKIQLAEMHEMGSTLEFNSHAVQGIQLL, via the exons ATGATCTACATAATAATgatcagtttgtcttttttaattttcagtgtGATGACTGGACTCaaagcatcatcatcatcatcatcactgtcaTCTCTTAGGATTTTGACAAAGGACTGCAATCAGACG gGCCTTGACAATTACAGAGTTT CCAACTGCTCAGACATGGAAAAGATTCCTCGGATGAAAGCTTCTACTGGTCCAGAGTGGGattctgtacaaataaaaatcagtaagGATGGATCAACTCCTGTTGTGAATGTGGCTTGGAAACTACGAGGTGATG ggTCCTTAAGAGCAATTCGTGGCTCAGAGATAAACATCAGAGatgaaaatacaaatcaaagtgtgtgtgagcagatTAATTTCTCTGTTAAGAATATGGAAAATTCAAAGGAGGAAAGG TGGACTTTTTCCTTGGATGTTGTGGTAGAACCGACGCATACGTATACCGTCACATTGTTTCACTTCCCTGAACCTGACATCGGACATTACAGGATTGTGAACCAAACTCCTGTACCAG GATGTAAAGACCCCAGAATCAAAAACTCCCAACTGTGCCAGGAGAACG GTAGTCTATGGATTCCCAGGATAGCTGCTGCGTTCACTGAGAAGAAAGATTCGATTATCGTGGAGTTTGACTCGGCGGAGTATTCAGAGAGCTATCTAGTCTCCATCCAGAGTGGAAGTGTAAATTGTTCCAAATTGGTCAATAAG GAAAACAGGACGCGTCTGAATGTGACGCTGGAGTGTGTTTCGTCTCGGCTGTCACAATATGAAGTAACG ATCCAACCATATTTCATTGGCTGCAAAAATAACTGTGAGAGTGctaagaaaaacataacaagAAGCCAAA GCAGCCGATCTATAAAGATCTGTTTGGGAACGATGTTAATCTTTGTTGGTGTTCTTGTATATTTACTCCAGAAAGCCTCTCACAAAG CGGCTCCAGTCACTCCCGCCTCGGCTGACAAGCAGCAACCGGAAGTTTTTCAAGTTCAAGAGAGAAAACGTGTCCTCGTCATTTACTCCCTCGACCATCTGTTGTATAAGAACATCGTGCTGAAGTTTTCTGCCTTCTTAGCGGCAAAATGTGGCACAGACGTGGTCGTTGACCTCCTGGATTCAACCAGACTGGGAATACTGGGCAGCATCCAGTGGCTTGAGTGGCACAAAGAGCAAATCGAGAGGTCATCggataaaatattaattctttGCTCCAGAGGAGTCCAAGCTAAATGGAGAGCCATGTGCGGAGGCAAACAGGTTTTTCTGAGAGAGGACGCTCTCTCTCCCATTGGTGACACGCTCACTCCCTCCCTCACGCTCCTGACGCCATATTTTATCCGGTCTGCGTCGTTCGAAAAGTATATCGTGGCGTACTTTGATGACGTTTGTTCCGAGGAAGACATCCCCTTGCCCTTCAAGATTACAGTGCGCTACAAGCTGATGAAGCAGTTTGAGGAGGTCTTCTTCAGAATcctgaacacagaaaaacacgaaCCGGGCCGAGTGAAGCAAATCAACGGGCTCTCGGAGGACAAATACCACGAGTGTCCTTCAGGGGGCGCCCTAAAAGATGCCGTAGAGGCCTTTCGCAAGTATCAGCTGCAGCATCCATACTGGTTCCAGGAGGAGTTACTGGAACGCTCCGAGCTGGAGGACCTGGAGGCCACAGAGGAATGCgatgaacagaaaataagaattaCGGACCACTTAGCATGTGTGTTCAATTCGGTCCAACTCATCAGTGACATGGAGATCCAAAACAGTGTGgtaacaataaatgaaacaaagattCAGCTGGCTGAAATGCATGAAATGGGCTCAACGCTGGAGTTCAACTCTCACGCTGTACAGGGCATTCAGCTGCTTTAA
- the LOC114136603 gene encoding troponin I, slow skeletal muscle-like isoform X1, with protein MSEGPRKPKRKFAATRRLLIKGKLLKKAASMLVAESREKELEKERVVNESVPPLKLSGLSVQELQKLCKDLHQKLDVVDEMRYDMQTKVNKNENEIVSLKQKIIELKGMKKPSLKRVKKTTDDMLGACTDATKLKKADFKANLKTVKKEDDKKEEVTDWRKNVEALSGMEGRKKLFNAGQ; from the exons ATGTCTGAGGG ACCG aGAAAGCCAAAAAGGAAATTTGCAGCCACACGTCGACTGCTAATAAAA GGTAAGCTGCTGAAGAAGGCAGCTTCTATGCTGGTTGCTGAAAGTCGAGAGAAAGAACTGGAGAAAGAAAGAGTTGTGAATGAGAGCGTTCCTCCGCTGAAGCTGTCAGGACTGTCGGTCCAGGAACTCCAG AAACTTTGCAAAGACTTGCACCAGAAGCTGGACGTCGTTGACGAGATGCGCTACGACATGCAAACTAAAGTCAACAAAAATGAGAATGAG ATTGTGTCACTGAAACAGAAGATCATCGAGTTGAAGGGGATGAAGAAGCCCAGCCTGAAGAGAGTGAAGAAAACCACAGACGACATGCTGGGCGCGTGCACGGACGCTACCAAACTCAAGAAGGCCGACTTCAAGGCAAACCTCAAGACGGTGAAAAAAGAAGACGATAAG AAGGAAGAAGTGACCGACTGGCGTAAGAATGTGGAGGCCCTTTCTGGGATGGAGGGCAGGAAGAAGCTATTTAATGCAGGACAATGA
- the LOC114136603 gene encoding troponin I, slow skeletal muscle-like isoform X2, which yields MLVAESREKELEKERVVNESVPPLKLSGLSVQELQKLCKDLHQKLDVVDEMRYDMQTKVNKNENEIVSLKQKIIELKGMKKPSLKRVKKTTDDMLGACTDATKLKKADFKANLKTVKKEDDKKEEVTDWRKNVEALSGMEGRKKLFNAGQ from the exons ATGCTGGTTGCTGAAAGTCGAGAGAAAGAACTGGAGAAAGAAAGAGTTGTGAATGAGAGCGTTCCTCCGCTGAAGCTGTCAGGACTGTCGGTCCAGGAACTCCAG AAACTTTGCAAAGACTTGCACCAGAAGCTGGACGTCGTTGACGAGATGCGCTACGACATGCAAACTAAAGTCAACAAAAATGAGAATGAG ATTGTGTCACTGAAACAGAAGATCATCGAGTTGAAGGGGATGAAGAAGCCCAGCCTGAAGAGAGTGAAGAAAACCACAGACGACATGCTGGGCGCGTGCACGGACGCTACCAAACTCAAGAAGGCCGACTTCAAGGCAAACCTCAAGACGGTGAAAAAAGAAGACGATAAG AAGGAAGAAGTGACCGACTGGCGTAAGAATGTGGAGGCCCTTTCTGGGATGGAGGGCAGGAAGAAGCTATTTAATGCAGGACAATGA
- the LOC114136614 gene encoding troponin I, slow skeletal muscle-like produces the protein MSEAPRKSKISASRRLHLKIKLLKTAAVMLEKTKEERIQQKEVTLTEKVPPLQLSGLSVEDLQTLCKELHRKIDVADEERYDIEAKVAKNIKEIEDLNRKVFELKGKMKRPALKRVKISADAMLGALLGSKVKESVDFKVNLKTVKKEEEKKEEVTDWRKNVEAMSGMEGRKKLFDANP, from the exons ATGTCTGAAGC ACCG AGAAAATCAAAGATCTCTGCATCTCGAAGGCTACATCTTAAG ATCAAGCTGctgaaaacagcagctgtgatgttggagaagaccaaggaggagAGGATTCAGCAGAAAGAAGTTACTCTCACAGAGAAAGTTCCTCCTCTCCAGCTGTCTGGTTTGTCTGTTGAGGACCTCCAG ACTTTGTGCAAAGAGCTGCACCGCAAGATAGATGTGGCAGATGAAGAACGGTACGACATCGAAGCTAAGGTGGCCAAAAACATCAAGGAG ATTGAGGATCTCAATCGGAAGGTCTTTGAGCTGAAGGGTAAGATGAAGCGACCTGCTCTGAAGAGAGTAAAGATCTCTGCTGATGCCATGCTGGGAGCTCTGCTGGGTTCAAAGGTTAAAGAGAGTGTGGACTTTAAAGTCAACCTCAAGACTGtgaagaaagaggaggaaaag AAGGAGGAAGTGACAGACTGGAGGAAGAACGTGGAAGCCATGTCCGGAATGGAGGGCAGGAAGAAGCTTTTTGATGCCAACCCGTAG